Genomic window (Escherichia fergusonii ATCC 35469):
AATAAGTTTTGTTTTGAATACCCGCATCCTTATTCCTTAAAGTCATTGAAATCATCATCCGTCATATCATTAAGATATTGTTCAGCGCGGCGTGTAATTTCCTCTAATCTTGCGGCACTCGGACGGAAACGCGCCTTTATGGGCTTTTTCTCCTCTTGTTCTGCAAGCATGTCCATTAATGCTTCGAATGCGCTGGCACTTAAGAGATATCCTGCGGGGCGATTATTAGAAAGAACCGCAACCGGTTGATCAATAAAATATTTTGCTGGATTTTTACG
Coding sequences:
- the yafN gene encoding type I toxin-antitoxin system antitoxin YafN, with protein sequence MHRILAEKSVNITELRKNPAKYFIDQPVAVLSNNRPAGYLLSASAFEALMDMLAEQEEKKPIKARFRPSAARLEEITRRAEQYLNDMTDDDFNDFKE